The proteins below come from a single Cylindrospermopsis raciborskii Cr2010 genomic window:
- the bchE gene encoding magnesium-protoporphyrin IX monomethyl ester anaerobic oxidative cyclase — MRIMMIQPNYHSGGAEIAGNWPPSWVPYVGGALKNAGFTNIQFVDAMTDYITDDALAQIIRDYQPDIVLATAITPMIYQSQTTLQIVKQILPQAKTIMGGVHPTYMYNEVLQEAPWVDYIIRGEGEEITVNLVQAIAQGSDEKDRRHILGIAFLENGEVVATPAHPPISDLDTLTPDWDLLDWSKYIYTPLNVRVAVPNYARGCPFTCRFCSQWAFWRKYRSSSPKKFVDQIELLVKKYQVGFFILADEEPTINKPKFLDLCHELIARNLGVHWGINTRVTDILRDEADLPLYRQAGLVHVSLGTEAAAQLKLNLFRKETTIEQNKRAIQLLQQNGMVAEAQFIMGLENETPETIEETYKMALDWKADMVNWNMFTPWPFSELFQDLGDRVEVRDYSQYNFVTPIMKPDAMEREDVLKGVLKNYARFYLRKTFEYWFVKDSFKRKYLLGCLGAFVKTTLNKRFYNLKRVKYKGLSTEIELGFDQSKILTREQIAQRKQEHPELMADVNFTGNISACGAPNDLPELEDLTS; from the coding sequence ATGCGGATCATGATGATTCAACCCAATTACCATTCTGGTGGTGCGGAAATTGCGGGTAATTGGCCACCTAGTTGGGTTCCCTATGTAGGAGGAGCATTAAAAAATGCCGGGTTTACTAACATTCAGTTTGTGGATGCCATGACCGACTATATCACTGATGATGCTCTAGCACAAATCATTCGAGATTATCAGCCAGATATTGTATTGGCAACAGCCATTACACCCATGATTTACCAGTCACAAACTACCCTACAAATTGTTAAACAAATCCTTCCTCAAGCCAAAACAATTATGGGTGGAGTTCACCCCACCTATATGTACAACGAAGTTCTCCAGGAAGCTCCCTGGGTAGATTATATTATCCGTGGAGAAGGAGAAGAAATTACAGTTAATTTAGTACAGGCGATCGCTCAAGGTAGTGATGAAAAAGACCGTCGTCATATCTTAGGAATTGCCTTTTTAGAAAATGGGGAGGTAGTAGCCACTCCAGCACATCCACCCATTAGTGATTTAGATACCCTGACCCCAGATTGGGACTTATTAGATTGGAGTAAATATATCTACACTCCTTTGAACGTGCGAGTAGCTGTTCCCAACTATGCCAGAGGTTGTCCATTTACTTGCCGTTTTTGTTCCCAGTGGGCATTCTGGCGGAAATATCGTTCTAGTAGTCCTAAAAAATTCGTGGACCAAATTGAACTTTTGGTAAAAAAATATCAGGTAGGATTTTTCATTTTAGCCGATGAAGAACCAACCATTAACAAACCAAAATTTCTAGATTTATGTCATGAGTTAATAGCCAGAAATTTAGGTGTGCACTGGGGAATCAACACCAGAGTTACAGACATATTGAGAGACGAAGCAGATTTACCTCTTTACCGTCAAGCTGGCTTAGTTCATGTTTCCTTGGGTACGGAAGCTGCTGCACAATTAAAGTTAAATCTGTTCCGCAAAGAAACCACAATTGAACAAAATAAACGGGCAATTCAATTATTACAGCAAAATGGCATGGTTGCTGAAGCCCAGTTTATTATGGGACTGGAAAACGAAACCCCAGAAACCATTGAAGAAACCTATAAAATGGCTTTGGACTGGAAAGCTGACATGGTAAACTGGAACATGTTTACCCCCTGGCCATTTTCTGAATTATTTCAGGATTTGGGAGACCGTGTGGAAGTTCGAGATTATTCCCAATATAACTTCGTCACTCCTATCATGAAACCGGATGCTATGGAGCGAGAAGATGTTCTCAAAGGAGTGCTTAAGAACTATGCCCGCTTTTACCTCCGCAAGACCTTTGAATATTGGTTTGTGAAGGATTCCTTTAAGCGTAAATATCTTTTAGGCTGTTTAGGAGCTTTTGTAAAAACCACCCTAAACAAACGTTTTTACAATCTCAAACGGGTCAAATATAAAGGTTTAAGCACCGAAATTGAACTAGGATTTGACCAGTCCAAAATTCTTACCCGTGAACAAATAGCCCAGCGTAAACAAGAGCATCCCGAATTGATGGCAGATGTGAACTTTACTGGTAACATTTCCGCATGTGGTGCGCCTAATGATTTGCCTGAACTGGAGGATTTGACATCTTAA
- a CDS encoding PstS family phosphate ABC transporter substrate-binding protein has protein sequence MKATAVRLLITVGMLTLATSCTADVNKNSSVEATKDVNSQIARKIKIDGSSTVYPITQAIVKEFTKDGKNSSSVEVSVSGTGGGFKKFCSNEMDINNASRPISAKEMAECNKNGVRYIEIPIAFDALTVVVNPQNNWVEDMTVDELKKTWEPQSQGKITKWNQIRASWPDRPLKLYGPGRDSGTYDYFVEAIIGKEKASRNDYTASEDDNVLVEGVNKDIEALSYFGYAYYEKNQDKVKLVAIDNKKGPVLPSQETVGKSRYQPLSRPLFIYVNLWSGEKRSKIYEFVDFYLKKAPAIVNSVGSVPLPEEAYKIGYVHLHNGKAGTVFGGKSEFDLTIGQLLRKRKEF, from the coding sequence GTGAAAGCAACCGCAGTAAGATTATTGATCACAGTGGGAATGTTAACATTGGCCACCAGTTGCACCGCTGATGTGAACAAAAACAGTTCAGTAGAAGCAACAAAAGATGTTAACTCTCAGATAGCACGTAAAATCAAAATAGACGGATCCAGCACTGTATATCCGATTACCCAGGCTATAGTTAAAGAGTTTACTAAGGATGGGAAAAATTCCAGTTCAGTAGAAGTAAGTGTTTCTGGTACGGGGGGAGGGTTTAAAAAATTCTGCAGTAATGAAATGGACATAAATAATGCTTCCCGACCGATTTCCGCCAAGGAAATGGCAGAGTGTAATAAGAATGGTGTCAGATATATAGAAATACCTATTGCATTTGATGCTTTAACTGTTGTAGTGAATCCCCAAAATAACTGGGTTGAGGATATGACAGTTGATGAATTGAAAAAGACATGGGAACCCCAATCCCAGGGAAAAATTACCAAGTGGAATCAAATACGTGCTTCCTGGCCGGATCGTCCATTAAAATTATATGGACCAGGTAGGGATTCTGGCACTTACGACTATTTTGTCGAGGCCATTATTGGCAAAGAAAAAGCTAGTCGTAATGATTATACAGCTAGTGAAGACGACAATGTGTTAGTTGAAGGAGTTAATAAAGATATTGAGGCTTTAAGCTATTTTGGCTATGCCTACTACGAGAAAAATCAAGACAAAGTAAAACTGGTAGCTATTGATAACAAAAAGGGTCCGGTTTTACCATCCCAGGAAACAGTAGGGAAATCCAGGTATCAACCCCTATCCAGACCCCTATTTATTTATGTGAATTTGTGGTCAGGTGAAAAGCGATCGAAAATTTATGAGTTTGTGGACTTTTACTTAAAAAAGGCACCAGCAATAGTTAATTCCGTTGGCTCCGTACCTTTACCGGAGGAAGCATACAAAATTGGCTATGTACACTTACATAACGGTAAAGCTGGGACGGTATTTGGGGGTAAGTCAGAATTCGATTTAACTATTGGTCAATTATTGCGTAAGCGGAAGGAATTTTAA
- a CDS encoding ArsJ-associated glyceraldehyde-3-phosphate dehydrogenase, with amino-acid sequence MTVRVGINGFGRIGRLVLRAGWDWSEIEFVHINELKGGVEAAAHLLKFDSVHGRWQNEVGTGKDRILIGDKSLTFSEYSQPGEVPWEEFAVDIVLECSGKFRTLETLSPYFQRGVGKVIVAAPVKGGALNIVMGVNDQLYKPQEDHILTAASCTTNCLAPVVKVIHEGIGIKHGIITTIHDHTNTQTIVDAPHKDLRRARATGMSLIPTSTGSATAIGLIYPELNGKLNGLAVRVPLLNASLTDCVFEVVRPTTIEEINALLKAASEEEPLKGILGYEERPLVSIDYKDDPRSSIIDALSTMVVNETQVKILAWYDNEWGYANRMAELTRKVALSWHQ; translated from the coding sequence ATGACAGTGAGAGTAGGAATTAATGGGTTTGGGCGCATAGGACGTTTGGTATTGCGTGCTGGGTGGGATTGGTCAGAAATAGAATTTGTGCATATAAATGAACTCAAAGGTGGTGTGGAAGCAGCAGCTCATTTACTCAAATTTGATTCCGTACATGGACGTTGGCAAAATGAGGTAGGAACGGGAAAAGACCGAATCCTTATTGGTGACAAATCCCTCACCTTTAGTGAATATTCCCAACCGGGGGAAGTTCCGTGGGAAGAATTTGCCGTGGACATTGTTTTAGAATGCTCAGGAAAATTTAGGACCCTAGAAACTCTCAGTCCCTACTTTCAAAGAGGAGTAGGTAAAGTAATTGTTGCTGCACCCGTAAAAGGGGGAGCTTTAAATATTGTGATGGGAGTAAATGATCAGCTTTATAAACCCCAAGAGGATCATATTTTAACAGCTGCTTCTTGTACCACCAACTGTTTAGCACCAGTGGTAAAAGTTATTCATGAAGGTATAGGAATTAAGCATGGAATTATCACCACAATTCATGATCACACTAACACCCAAACCATAGTTGACGCACCCCATAAAGATTTGCGTCGTGCTAGAGCTACAGGTATGTCATTGATTCCCACTTCCACCGGTTCAGCTACAGCGATTGGACTAATTTATCCCGAATTAAATGGCAAGTTAAATGGTTTAGCTGTGCGTGTACCTTTATTAAACGCTTCCCTCACGGATTGTGTATTTGAGGTAGTGCGACCAACCACCATAGAAGAAATTAATGCTTTATTAAAAGCAGCTTCTGAGGAGGAACCATTAAAAGGAATTTTGGGTTATGAGGAACGTCCTCTAGTTTCCATTGATTATAAGGATGATCCTCGCTCTTCAATTATTGATGCACTTTCCACAATGGTTGTCAATGAAACCCAAGTCAAAATCCTGGCTTGGTATGACAATGAATGGGGTTACGCTAATCGGATGGCTGAATTAACTCGGAAAGTAGCTTTAAGTTGGCATCAGTAA
- the arsJ gene encoding organoarsenical effux MFS transporter ArsJ → MNHTADSGANLRNYAVVTLAYWGFTITDGALRMLVLLYFNQIGYTPLQIAFLFLFYEIFGIVTNFLGGWVGSQLGLKVTLYSGIGLQVFSLFMLSWLNTDWVQWLAVLYVMVAQAFSGIAKDLTKMSSKSAIRLVVPQDAQSSLFKWVAILTGSKNALKGIGFFVGSALLSLFGFVNALLIMAGALFLIMFTGLLLPKGMGKIKKKVKFSQLFSKSEEINILSAARFFLFGSRDVWFVVGLPVFLREVLGWSFYQVGGFLATWVIGYGIVQFFAPNLMKKFGSGRAPTAKNIQFWTFALTAVPCVIALALQSGLPANIVMISGLMLFGVVFAFNSAVHSYLVLAFTDDDKVALNVGFYYMANSGGRLAGTVLSGLVYQLFGLVGCLWTSMIFVLGAGLVSLKLPNPNPSKDIVWKGGEGD, encoded by the coding sequence ATGAACCATACTGCTGATTCAGGTGCAAATTTGAGAAATTATGCTGTAGTTACCCTAGCTTATTGGGGTTTTACCATTACAGATGGCGCATTGAGAATGCTAGTTTTGTTGTACTTTAATCAAATTGGTTATACACCCTTACAAATTGCCTTTTTATTTCTGTTTTATGAGATATTTGGCATCGTTACTAATTTTTTAGGTGGATGGGTGGGATCCCAATTAGGTCTGAAAGTTACTCTTTATAGTGGTATAGGTTTACAAGTTTTTTCTTTGTTCATGTTGTCTTGGTTAAATACAGATTGGGTGCAGTGGTTAGCAGTTCTTTATGTGATGGTAGCCCAGGCGTTTTCTGGCATTGCTAAGGATTTAACTAAGATGAGCTCCAAAAGTGCTATTCGTTTAGTGGTTCCTCAAGATGCTCAATCTTCCCTATTCAAATGGGTGGCAATTTTAACCGGTTCTAAAAATGCCTTAAAAGGAATTGGTTTTTTTGTTGGTAGTGCTTTGTTATCATTATTTGGCTTTGTCAATGCTCTCTTAATTATGGCAGGCGCGCTATTTTTGATTATGTTCACAGGATTATTATTACCCAAAGGAATGGGGAAAATTAAAAAGAAAGTTAAATTCAGTCAGCTATTTTCTAAAAGTGAAGAGATCAACATTTTATCCGCAGCTAGATTCTTTTTGTTTGGCTCCCGTGATGTTTGGTTTGTAGTTGGTTTACCAGTGTTTTTACGTGAAGTTTTGGGTTGGTCTTTTTATCAAGTAGGGGGATTTTTAGCAACCTGGGTGATTGGCTATGGAATTGTACAATTTTTTGCTCCCAATTTAATGAAGAAATTTGGTTCTGGTCGGGCACCAACAGCCAAAAATATTCAATTTTGGACATTTGCCTTAACAGCTGTTCCTTGTGTCATAGCACTAGCTCTTCAAAGCGGGTTGCCTGCTAATATAGTTATGATTAGTGGACTAATGTTGTTTGGTGTGGTATTCGCCTTTAATTCTGCGGTTCACTCCTACTTAGTTTTGGCATTTACCGATGATGATAAAGTAGCTTTAAACGTTGGTTTTTATTACATGGCCAATTCCGGTGGTCGTCTAGCGGGAACAGTATTATCCGGATTAGTCTATCAGTTATTTGGGTTAGTGGGTTGTTTGTGGACATCAATGATTTTTGTGTTGGGAGCTGGTTTAGTTTCCTTAAAGTTACCAAATCCCAATCCGAGTAAGGATATTGTGTGGAAGGGAGGAGAGGGGGACTGA
- a CDS encoding aspartate aminotransferase family protein yields the protein MSIQSLVEQPIIPSNISGMNVFSVDNFNQVVMSTYGRFPIALERGAGCRVWDTQGKEYLDFVAGIATCTLGHAHPAMVEAVTYQIQKLHHVSNLYYIPEQGALAKWIVENSCADRVFFCNSGAEANEAAIKLARKYAHKVLDIAHPIILTAHASFHGRTLATVTATGQPKYQKNFDPLVPGFHYINYNDIKEVEAAVSELDEGNYRVCAILIEPLQGEGGVRPGDKQYFQRLREICDETGILLIFDEVQVGMGRSGKLWGYEHLGVEPDIFTSAKGLGGGIPIGAMMSKKFCDIFEPGEHASTFGGNPFACGVALTVCQTLERENILENVQEQGAHLREGLKMIVRKYPRHISQVRGWGLINGMEIREDSPLTASDVVRAAMEEGLLLVPAGPNVVRFVPPLIVTDTDINQALQCVERALARISNN from the coding sequence GTGAGTATCCAAAGTTTAGTTGAACAGCCAATAATCCCCTCAAATATATCAGGTATGAATGTATTTAGTGTGGATAATTTTAACCAAGTAGTGATGTCCACCTACGGACGTTTTCCCATCGCTCTGGAAAGGGGTGCTGGTTGTAGGGTTTGGGATACCCAGGGTAAAGAATATCTTGACTTTGTTGCTGGTATAGCTACTTGTACTTTAGGACACGCCCACCCGGCTATGGTAGAAGCGGTAACCTACCAGATTCAAAAGCTACATCATGTTTCCAATCTCTACTATATTCCAGAACAGGGGGCACTGGCTAAATGGATAGTAGAAAACTCCTGTGCTGACCGGGTGTTTTTCTGCAATTCTGGAGCGGAAGCTAATGAAGCGGCGATTAAACTTGCCCGGAAATATGCTCACAAAGTTCTAGACATTGCCCACCCCATTATTTTAACTGCTCATGCTAGTTTTCATGGTCGAACCCTAGCCACCGTCACAGCTACCGGACAACCCAAATATCAGAAAAACTTTGATCCCCTAGTTCCTGGGTTCCATTATATTAACTACAATGATATCAAAGAAGTAGAAGCAGCAGTGAGTGAGTTAGATGAAGGTAACTATCGAGTTTGTGCAATTTTAATTGAGCCATTACAAGGGGAGGGAGGAGTTCGTCCTGGTGACAAGCAGTATTTCCAACGCTTACGGGAAATTTGTGATGAAACTGGCATTTTATTAATTTTCGATGAAGTCCAAGTAGGAATGGGACGCAGTGGTAAATTATGGGGTTACGAACATTTAGGTGTGGAACCGGATATTTTCACCAGTGCCAAGGGGTTAGGTGGAGGTATTCCCATTGGGGCCATGATGAGCAAAAAGTTCTGTGACATTTTTGAACCCGGGGAACATGCGAGCACATTTGGTGGCAATCCTTTTGCTTGCGGTGTAGCTTTGACAGTGTGCCAGACCTTGGAAAGGGAAAATATTTTAGAGAATGTTCAGGAGCAGGGAGCCCATTTACGGGAAGGACTAAAAATGATTGTCCGTAAATATCCTCGCCATATTTCCCAGGTACGCGGTTGGGGACTAATTAATGGTATGGAAATTAGGGAAGATAGTCCCTTAACCGCATCGGATGTAGTCAGAGCTGCTATGGAAGAGGGGTTGTTGCTGGTACCAGCAGGTCCCAATGTAGTTCGGTTTGTACCTCCCCTAATTGTTACAGATACTGATATCAATCAGGCATTACAGTGCGTAGAAAGGGCCCTGGCAAGAATCAGCAACAATTAA
- a CDS encoding potassium channel family protein: protein MYSTLEDKYKQIQQELMVGALALVLVFFVGTCWYCLVEGWSWEDAAYMTVITLATVGYGETNPLGSRGRLFTIALILMGIINIGYIVNRFTQAIIEGYFQQGIKVRQRRRLMESLVDHYIICGFSRTGRQIAKEFQAESVSFVVVDSDMESVQQAESQGYMVYQGDATLDDTLSKVGIQRAVCIVAALPSDAENLYTVLSAKTLNPQIRAIARASTEESLQKLQRGGADTVISPYITGGKRMAAAALRPQVLDFVDGILSGTDRQLYMEEFLLDGDCPFLGQTLQKAKLRSQTGALVLAIRRSDGNLIGGPTGDTILISGDTLICMGTAEQLRGLNQVLAPMNSRQLRRPKHI from the coding sequence GTGTACTCCACACTGGAAGATAAATATAAACAGATTCAGCAAGAGCTAATGGTTGGTGCTTTAGCTCTGGTTCTGGTGTTTTTTGTTGGTACTTGTTGGTATTGTTTAGTGGAAGGGTGGTCGTGGGAGGATGCTGCTTATATGACCGTAATTACCTTGGCCACTGTGGGATATGGAGAAACCAATCCTTTAGGTAGTCGGGGGCGTTTATTTACTATTGCCTTGATATTAATGGGTATAATTAATATTGGTTACATAGTTAATAGGTTTACACAGGCAATAATTGAAGGTTACTTTCAACAAGGCATTAAAGTTCGACAACGGAGGCGTTTAATGGAATCACTAGTAGATCACTACATTATCTGTGGTTTTAGTCGTACAGGTAGACAAATTGCTAAAGAATTTCAGGCCGAGTCCGTGTCCTTTGTGGTAGTTGATTCTGATATGGAATCCGTACAGCAGGCGGAGTCCCAGGGTTATATGGTCTATCAAGGTGATGCTACCCTGGATGATACCTTGTCGAAGGTGGGTATACAACGTGCTGTTTGTATTGTGGCAGCCTTACCCTCTGATGCTGAAAATTTATATACCGTATTATCAGCAAAAACCCTCAACCCTCAAATTAGGGCGATCGCCCGAGCGAGTACGGAGGAGTCTTTACAAAAACTACAGCGTGGGGGAGCTGACACGGTAATTTCACCATACATCACTGGGGGTAAAAGAATGGCAGCAGCGGCGTTAAGACCCCAGGTACTAGATTTTGTTGATGGTATACTTTCGGGGACGGATAGACAGTTATACATGGAAGAATTTTTACTGGACGGTGATTGTCCATTCCTGGGACAGACTCTACAAAAGGCAAAATTGCGATCGCAAACTGGTGCTCTAGTATTAGCAATTCGGCGGAGTGATGGAAACTTGATTGGGGGACCGACGGGGGATACAATATTAATATCCGGAGATACCCTGATTTGTATGGGTACGGCGGAACAATTACGGGGTTTAAACCAAGTTTTAGCTCCGATGAATTCCCGACAGTTAAGACGTCCAAAACATATTTAG
- a CDS encoding methylmalonic aciduria and homocystinuria type D protein → MVNSLSVRTSDPSYPINLVGKTGQAVYISIHNPSQYICANCEQILPDWKQQQFLWVIVVLQQSKYPLVEMTGEIETEKEKLREKFIRFGCDVAFNLRDQGYTTDLIDPRTGYPLLSHPGLIPHDDTAVAKALLNYPVIKNKCCVLVHPQWGTAVYPSVLLSSAPPEVILSAIKSIAPLHGWMEVDNELPHL, encoded by the coding sequence GTGGTCAACTCTCTAAGTGTTCGCACTTCCGATCCCAGCTATCCTATTAATTTAGTTGGCAAAACAGGACAAGCTGTGTACATTTCCATTCATAACCCCAGTCAATATATCTGTGCCAACTGCGAACAGATATTGCCAGATTGGAAACAACAACAATTCTTATGGGTGATTGTTGTATTACAACAATCAAAATATCCACTGGTAGAAATGACTGGGGAAATAGAAACAGAAAAAGAAAAATTGCGGGAAAAGTTTATCAGGTTCGGTTGTGACGTGGCTTTCAATTTACGAGATCAAGGTTATACTACCGATTTAATTGATCCCCGCACGGGTTATCCCTTACTTTCCCATCCGGGTCTGATTCCCCATGATGACACTGCAGTTGCTAAAGCATTGCTAAATTATCCCGTAATTAAAAATAAATGCTGTGTCTTAGTTCATCCCCAGTGGGGTACCGCTGTTTATCCCAGCGTTTTACTTTCTAGTGCGCCACCAGAAGTAATCCTATCGGCCATTAAATCTATTGCTCCCTTACATGGTTGGATGGAAGTTGATAATGAACTACCTCACCTCTAA
- a CDS encoding DevA family ABC transporter ATP-binding protein: MLGISYDAKIATQTVIEVSQLNHYFGEGGLKKQVLFDINLQIKSGEIVIMTGPSGSGKTTLLSLMGGLRSAQEGRLQILNQEVCGASKRVLTKMRRQIGYIFQAHNLMSFLTAKENVKMSLELHPEYLNQDINTKAIAMLEQVGLGDRVNYYPESLSGGQKQRVAIARALVSHPKIVLADEPTASLDKQSGRDVVELMQKLAKEQGCTILLVTHDNRILDIADRIIYMEDGQLR; this comes from the coding sequence ATGTTAGGAATTAGCTACGATGCAAAAATAGCAACTCAGACAGTAATTGAAGTTTCTCAACTCAATCATTATTTTGGTGAAGGTGGTTTAAAAAAACAAGTTCTATTTGATATTAATTTACAGATTAAATCTGGAGAGATTGTAATTATGACAGGTCCTTCTGGTTCAGGTAAAACCACTCTCTTATCCTTAATGGGTGGTTTACGTTCTGCACAAGAAGGCAGATTGCAAATACTCAACCAAGAGGTTTGTGGTGCTAGTAAGAGAGTCTTAACCAAAATGCGCAGACAAATAGGCTACATTTTCCAGGCTCATAATTTAATGAGCTTTTTAACTGCAAAAGAGAATGTAAAAATGTCCTTAGAACTGCACCCTGAGTATTTAAATCAAGACATTAATACTAAAGCCATAGCAATGTTAGAGCAAGTTGGACTAGGCGATCGAGTCAACTACTATCCAGAAAGTTTATCAGGAGGACAAAAGCAAAGAGTTGCGATCGCTCGTGCATTAGTCAGTCATCCCAAAATAGTACTAGCGGATGAACCAACTGCTTCCTTAGATAAACAATCAGGAAGGGATGTGGTGGAACTAATGCAAAAGTTGGCTAAAGAACAGGGTTGCACGATTTTACTAGTTACCCATGACAATCGGATTTTAGATATAGCAGATCGAATCATTTATATGGAAGATGGTCAACTGCGTTGA
- the devC gene encoding ABC transporter permease DevC codes for MISKLFLKTPLAWRQLMKERTRLAVAVAGITFADMLIFIQMGFESALFDAAIQPHRKLLGDLVLINPQFNSLFSTKSFSRDKLYQALGYDGVASVNSIYIGTAQWRNPQTRIDRPILVWGVDPYQPGLRFPEVEKNKDTLKSLNHIMFDQAGRPEYGEVGKIFRKTGNFQTELNNNLVSVRGLFSNGASFAADGNVVASDSTFLRLFPQRKPDQIEVGLINLKPGTDIQKLKAQLKIGLNPDPNSPFVEVGTTEDFAQKEKNYWATSTGIGFIFGLGVGVGFIVGIVIVYQILYSDVSDHLPEYATLKAMGYTDWYLLGVLIQESLFLAILGYLPSLFLSLGLYQLTFVATMLPITMKAERAINVFILTVIMCSISGAIALGKLRSADPADIF; via the coding sequence ATGATATCAAAACTTTTTCTTAAAACCCCTTTGGCGTGGCGACAGCTCATGAAAGAAAGGACTCGATTGGCAGTTGCTGTGGCGGGTATTACTTTTGCTGATATGTTGATCTTTATCCAGATGGGATTTGAAAGTGCTTTATTTGATGCAGCAATTCAACCCCATCGCAAATTGCTGGGAGATTTAGTGTTAATTAATCCTCAATTTAATAGCTTGTTTTCCACGAAAAGTTTTTCTAGAGATAAACTATATCAAGCACTAGGGTATGATGGGGTAGCATCGGTTAATTCCATTTACATTGGTACGGCACAATGGCGCAATCCTCAAACACGAATTGATCGACCAATTTTGGTTTGGGGAGTTGATCCCTATCAACCTGGATTGAGATTTCCCGAAGTAGAAAAAAATAAAGATACTCTCAAATCACTCAATCATATTATGTTTGACCAAGCTGGTCGTCCCGAATATGGTGAGGTTGGTAAAATATTTCGAAAAACCGGCAACTTCCAAACGGAACTGAATAATAATTTGGTCAGCGTGAGGGGTTTATTTAGTAATGGTGCTTCCTTTGCAGCTGATGGCAATGTGGTGGCTAGTGACTCCACATTTTTACGATTATTTCCCCAACGCAAACCCGATCAAATCGAAGTGGGACTAATTAATTTAAAACCCGGTACAGATATCCAGAAATTAAAAGCACAACTGAAAATTGGGTTGAACCCCGATCCTAATAGCCCATTTGTGGAAGTGGGCACAACAGAGGATTTTGCCCAAAAAGAAAAGAATTACTGGGCCACTAGCACAGGGATTGGTTTCATTTTTGGTTTGGGTGTAGGGGTGGGTTTTATTGTTGGTATTGTCATTGTCTATCAGATTCTTTATTCTGACGTTTCTGACCATCTTCCCGAATATGCCACCCTCAAGGCTATGGGTTACACTGATTGGTATCTTTTAGGAGTTTTGATACAGGAATCCTTATTTTTGGCTATTCTGGGTTATTTACCTTCATTATTCCTCTCTTTGGGATTATATCAATTAACTTTTGTCGCTACCATGTTACCCATTACTATGAAAGCTGAACGGGCAATTAATGTGTTTATTTTAACGGTAATTATGTGTAGTATTTCTGGAGCGATCGCCCTAGGGAAACTTCGTTCTGCTGACCCGGCGGATATTTTTTAG